From a single Paraburkholderia sp. FT54 genomic region:
- a CDS encoding CoA-acylating methylmalonate-semialdehyde dehydrogenase produces MSAIAAVATVKLLINGEFVESKTTEWRDIVNPATQEVLARVPFATADEVNEAIRSAHTAFKTWKDTPIGARMRIMLKYQALIREHMPRIAKTLSAEQGKTIPDAEGDIFRGLEVVEHACSIGTLQQGEFAENVAGGVDTYTLRQPIGVCAGITPFNFPAMIPLWMFPLAIVCGNTFVLKPSEQDPLSTMQLVELALEAGVPKGVLNVVHGGKDVVDALCTHELVKAISFVGSTAVGTHVYRLGSEHGKRVQSMMGAKNHAVVLPDANREQTLNALAGAGFGAAGQRCMATSVVVLVGAAQQWLPDLVAKAKTLKVNAGNEPNTDIGPVVSRAARQRILGLIETGVKEGATLALDGRGVKVPGYEQGNFIGPTVFTDVTTEMEIYRQEIFGPVLVVLNAATLDDAIVLVNRNPFGNGVGLFTQSGAAARKFQSEIDIGQVGINIPIPVPVPFFSFTGSRGSKLGDLGPYGKQVVQFYTQTKTVTARWFDDDTVNDGVNTTISLR; encoded by the coding sequence GTCAATCCCGCCACGCAAGAGGTCCTGGCGCGCGTGCCGTTCGCCACCGCCGATGAAGTGAACGAAGCGATCCGCTCCGCCCACACCGCATTCAAGACCTGGAAGGACACGCCGATCGGCGCGCGCATGCGCATCATGCTGAAGTACCAGGCGCTGATTCGCGAGCATATGCCGCGTATCGCGAAGACCTTGAGCGCGGAGCAGGGCAAGACGATTCCCGATGCGGAAGGCGATATCTTCCGCGGTCTCGAAGTGGTCGAGCATGCGTGCTCGATCGGCACCTTGCAGCAGGGCGAATTCGCGGAGAACGTGGCGGGCGGCGTGGATACGTACACGCTGCGTCAGCCGATCGGCGTGTGCGCCGGCATCACGCCGTTCAACTTCCCGGCGATGATCCCGCTGTGGATGTTCCCGTTGGCGATCGTGTGCGGCAATACGTTCGTGCTGAAGCCGTCGGAGCAGGACCCGCTGTCGACCATGCAACTGGTTGAACTCGCGCTCGAAGCCGGCGTGCCGAAGGGCGTGCTGAACGTGGTGCACGGCGGCAAGGACGTGGTCGACGCGCTCTGCACGCACGAACTGGTCAAGGCGATTTCGTTCGTCGGCTCGACGGCCGTCGGCACGCACGTGTACCGTCTCGGCAGCGAGCACGGCAAACGCGTGCAATCGATGATGGGCGCGAAAAACCACGCCGTGGTCCTGCCCGATGCGAACCGCGAGCAAACGCTGAACGCGTTGGCCGGCGCCGGGTTTGGCGCGGCCGGGCAGCGCTGCATGGCGACCTCGGTGGTCGTGCTGGTGGGCGCTGCGCAGCAATGGTTGCCGGACCTGGTGGCAAAGGCGAAGACGCTCAAGGTCAACGCGGGCAACGAACCGAACACGGACATCGGCCCGGTGGTTTCGCGCGCGGCGAGGCAGCGCATTCTCGGCCTGATCGAAACGGGCGTGAAGGAAGGCGCCACGCTGGCGCTCGACGGCCGCGGCGTGAAGGTGCCGGGCTACGAGCAAGGCAACTTCATCGGCCCGACGGTTTTCACCGATGTCACCACCGAGATGGAAATCTACCGCCAGGAAATCTTCGGCCCGGTGCTGGTGGTGCTGAACGCGGCCACGCTCGATGACGCAATCGTGCTGGTCAACCGCAATCCGTTCGGCAACGGCGTGGGCCTCTTCACGCAGAGCGGCGCGGCGGCGCGCAAATTCCAGAGCGAGATCGATATCGGCCAGGTCGGCATCAACATTCCGATTCCGGTGCCGGTGCCGTTTTTCAGCTTCACCGGTTCGCGCGGCTCGAAGCTCGGCGACCTCGGCCCGTACGGCAAACAGGTCGTGCAGTTCTACACGCAGACCAAGACGGTCACCGCCCGCTGGTTCGACGACGACACCGTCAACGACGGCGTCAACACGACCATCAGCCTGCGCTGA